Proteins from a genomic interval of Scomber japonicus isolate fScoJap1 chromosome 10, fScoJap1.pri, whole genome shotgun sequence:
- the LOC128366875 gene encoding transcription factor Adf-1-like, producing MEDKLVFAVTSHPVLYDTSCLLYWDRYKKEQAWSKVSEVAGLPVDVCRRRWKSLRDRYMRERRKGTETRSGAAAGTAKKWKYFAVLSFLDPFVAPRETSGNMGVGVEEDGAVEYSVGSMEDEGETAGPSGITIGAQADSDIEPESAGAPPDDGPAVSPAAVSAASPAASVPRAMKRARKRAREEENSADTQAELEVLLLDTLNGLKQQAPPAPQPPPSEDELFLKSMVPSLERLSPQRKAFVKFQIHKLIYEASTVVLNLEPAE from the exons ATGGAGGACAAACTCGTCTTTGCCGTGACATCTCACCCCGTGCTTTATGACACGTCCTGTCTCCTTTACTGGGACCGGTACAAAAAGGAGCAGGCGTGGAGTAAAGTAAGCGAGGTGGCTGGATTACCTG TTGATGTGTGTCGCAGACGATGGAAGAGCCTCAGGGACAGATatatgagggagaggaggaaggggacagAGACGAGGAGTGGGGCAGCAGCAGGGACAGCGAAGAAGTGGAAGTACTTCGCGGTCCTGTCTTTCCTCGACCCCTTTGTTGCCCCCCGTGAAACAAGCGGGaacatgggggtgggggtcgaGGAAGATGGGGCCGTGGAGTACAGCGTAGGGTCCATGGAAGACGAGGGAGAGACAGCAGGCCCATCAGGGATTACCATCGGAG CCCAAGCAGATTCTGACATTGAGCCAGAGTCTGCTGGTGCTCCCCCTGATGATGGTCCAGCTGTCTCTCCCgctgctgtctctgctgcttcccCTGCTGCTTCAGTGCCAAGAG CGATGAAGAGGGCCAGGAAGAGagccagggaggaggaaaaCTCCGCCGACACACAGGCGGAGTTAGAGGTTCTCCTCCTGGATACCCTCAATGGCCTGAAACAGCAAGCTCCACCTGCTCCCCAGCCTCCcccctcagaggatgaattATTCCTCAAAAGCATGGTTCCTTCCCTGGAGAGGTTGTCGCCCCAAAGGAAGGCATTTGTAAAATTCCAAATTCATAAACTTATTTATGAAGCCAGCACTGTTGTGCTCAATTTGGAACCTGCCGAGTAG